The genomic interval CAACCTCTAGGCTCCCTACGCTTGACACCCCCCGCCCCCGCCACTATTCTACATCCATGAAAGGCATCATCCTCGCCGGGGGAGCCGGCACGCGCCTCTTTCCCATCACCCGCGTCGTCAGCAAACAGCTCCTGCCCATCTACGACAAGCCGATGATCTATTACCCCCTCTCGGTCCTGATGATGGCCGGGATCCGCGACATCCTCATCATCTCGACGCCCGAGGATCTGCCCCGCTTCGAATCCCTCCTCGGCGACGGCGCCCAGCTCGGCCTGCGCTTCGCCTATAAAATCCAGCCGCGCCCCGAGGGCCTGGCCCAGGCTTTCCTCATCGGCGAGGAGTTTATCGGCTGCGACCCCAGCGCCCTTGTCCTGGGCGACAACATCTTCTTCGGCAGCGGCCTGTCCGAGATTCTCGAGCGGGCCGGCACCCTCGCCTCCGGCGGCCTCGTCTTCGGCTACCTCGTCCGCGACCCCGAGCGCTACGGCGTCGTGGAGTTCGATCCCTCCGGCCGCGTCCTCTCCCTCGAAGAAAAACCTGCCCACCCGCGCTCTCACTACGCCGTGCCCGGGCTCTATTTCTACGACAACGAGGTCGCCTCCGTCGCCCGCGCGCTCAAACCCTCGCCGCGCGGCGAGCTCGAGATTACGGACCTCAATCGCGCCTACCTCGACCGCGGCGCCCTCAAGGTCGAGCTCCTCGGCCGCGGCTTCGCCTGGCTCGACACGGGCACCCACGACTCGCTCCTCCAGGCC from Candidatus Aminicenantes bacterium carries:
- the rfbA gene encoding glucose-1-phosphate thymidylyltransferase RfbA, whose protein sequence is MKGIILAGGAGTRLFPITRVVSKQLLPIYDKPMIYYPLSVLMMAGIRDILIISTPEDLPRFESLLGDGAQLGLRFAYKIQPRPEGLAQAFLIGEEFIGCDPSALVLGDNIFFGSGLSEILERAGTLASGGLVFGYLVRDPERYGVVEFDPSGRVLSLEEKPAHPRSHYAVPGLYFYDNEVASVARALKPSPRGELEITDLNRAYLDRGALKVELLGRGFAWLDTGTHDSLLQASNFVQTIEERQGLKVACVEEIAFRRGYIDAAELRTQAKVMDKNEYGRYLLRLADGGF